One Curtobacterium sp. MCLR17_007 DNA window includes the following coding sequences:
- a CDS encoding histidine kinase, producing the protein MTTDTPATEPHGPRAWRTGPRRFARVGRVVPVALVQVGGTIAASRWSGGVTDGSGPPWARGSAAGAAPVELVPLAVVLLVAGVVVLPFRWRWPVAVLAVTLGTTICFAVVVSPRGPFVAALTMALANAWFRGHRTSVYVAAGIAQVVLPTADTLTDRAAFPSVMTLTLCLAWLTATIAITEVVRVRVQRATEARRARAAAERARADDERVRIARELHDSVAHSMSLINLQAGVALHLGGALPEPTQQALTSIRDTSKQALVELRTVLGVLRAVDADVAERTPTPGLARVSDLVERARAAGLDVTAEVHGDPSAIDGVVDRSAFRIAQESITNVMKHAPDHRATLTVDIGNDVVDLVVVDEPTAASDSASRAAGAPSALFGESGNGIIGMRERAAAVGGELRAGPRPDGGWTVVARLPSGTPEQDA; encoded by the coding sequence ATGACCACCGACACGCCGGCCACCGAGCCGCACGGACCCCGCGCCTGGCGAACCGGGCCGCGACGGTTCGCGCGCGTCGGCCGTGTCGTCCCGGTGGCCCTCGTGCAGGTCGGTGGGACGATCGCCGCCTCGCGCTGGTCCGGAGGCGTGACGGACGGGTCGGGACCGCCCTGGGCACGTGGCAGCGCGGCGGGTGCAGCACCGGTCGAGCTCGTGCCGCTCGCCGTCGTGCTGCTCGTCGCCGGGGTGGTCGTGCTGCCGTTCCGGTGGCGCTGGCCCGTCGCCGTGCTCGCCGTGACCCTGGGCACGACCATCTGCTTCGCCGTGGTGGTCAGTCCGCGCGGGCCGTTCGTCGCCGCACTCACGATGGCGCTGGCGAACGCCTGGTTCCGGGGGCACCGGACCAGCGTCTACGTCGCAGCGGGCATCGCTCAGGTCGTCCTCCCGACGGCGGACACCCTGACCGACCGTGCGGCGTTCCCGAGCGTGATGACCCTGACGCTCTGCCTGGCTTGGCTCACCGCGACGATCGCGATCACCGAAGTCGTCCGGGTGCGGGTGCAGCGCGCCACTGAGGCCCGTCGTGCCCGCGCCGCGGCCGAACGCGCCCGTGCCGACGACGAACGCGTCCGCATCGCCCGGGAACTCCACGACTCGGTCGCACACAGCATGTCCCTGATCAACCTGCAGGCCGGGGTCGCGCTGCACCTCGGCGGGGCGCTGCCCGAGCCGACCCAGCAAGCCCTGACGAGCATCCGCGACACGAGCAAGCAGGCCTTGGTCGAGCTCCGGACCGTGCTGGGCGTGCTGCGAGCAGTCGACGCCGACGTGGCCGAGCGCACCCCGACGCCCGGACTCGCCCGCGTGTCCGACCTGGTCGAGCGTGCCCGCGCTGCCGGGCTCGACGTCACGGCCGAGGTCCACGGCGACCCGTCGGCGATCGACGGGGTGGTCGACCGCAGCGCGTTCCGCATCGCGCAGGAGTCGATCACGAACGTCATGAAGCACGCGCCCGACCACCGCGCGACCCTGACGGTCGACATCGGGAACGACGTGGTCGACCTGGTCGTCGTGGACGAACCGACCGCGGCGTCCGACTCCGCGAGCCGTGCCGCGGGGGCGCCGTCGGCCCTGTTCGGGGAATCCGGCAACGGGATCATCGGCATGCGCGAACGTGCCGCCGCGGTGGGCGGCGAACTCCGCGCCGGACCCCGACCGGACGGCGGGTGGACCGTCGTGGCGCGCCTGCCGTCCGGGACACCGGAGCAGGACGCATGA
- a CDS encoding putative protein N(5)-glutamine methyltransferase — translation MTPTARDALAARLRAAGSVYAEDEADLLLEAGDGDPVRLRSMLQRRLRGEPLEVVLGWAAFDGHRIRVVPGVFVPRARSTVVVDQAARLLHRYDRVVDLCCGAGAIAVALLERVGALDLVASDIDPDASDVAAENIGDRGIVVTGDLFAPLPARFRGAVDVIAVNAPYVPTEAIATMPTEARDHEHRVALDGGHDGLDLHRRIAAGAGEWLCPGGAVVIEVSDGQAEASASAFRAAGFVTRVERDDAVDGTCVVASRPV, via the coding sequence GTGACTCCCACCGCCCGTGACGCCCTCGCCGCCCGACTCCGGGCGGCGGGGAGCGTCTACGCCGAGGACGAGGCCGACCTCCTCCTCGAAGCCGGCGACGGTGACCCGGTCCGCCTCAGATCGATGCTGCAGCGACGTCTGCGCGGGGAACCCCTCGAGGTCGTCCTCGGCTGGGCCGCCTTCGACGGGCACCGGATCCGCGTCGTGCCCGGGGTCTTCGTACCGCGGGCCCGGTCGACGGTGGTCGTCGACCAGGCCGCCCGGCTGCTGCACCGCTACGACCGGGTGGTCGACCTGTGCTGCGGTGCGGGCGCGATCGCCGTCGCCCTGCTCGAGCGGGTCGGTGCACTCGACCTCGTCGCGTCCGACATCGACCCCGACGCCTCGGACGTCGCGGCCGAGAACATCGGCGACCGCGGCATCGTCGTCACCGGTGACCTGTTCGCTCCGCTGCCCGCGCGGTTCCGCGGCGCGGTCGACGTCATCGCGGTGAACGCCCCCTACGTGCCCACCGAGGCGATCGCGACGATGCCGACCGAGGCCCGGGACCACGAGCACCGGGTCGCCCTCGACGGCGGACACGACGGGCTCGACCTGCACCGTCGGATCGCGGCGGGCGCCGGGGAGTGGCTGTGTCCGGGTGGCGCCGTGGTCATCGAGGTCTCCGACGGACAGGCCGAGGCGTCAGCATCGGCGTTCCGTGCTGCGGGCTTCGTGACGCGGGTCGAGCGGGACGACGCCGTGGACGGCACCTGCGTGGTGGCGAGCCGACCCGTGTGA
- a CDS encoding ribose-phosphate diphosphokinase — translation MSGIKTTGQKRLVLVSGRAHPELSRQIAEELGVDLVPTDARTFANGELYVRFDESVRGCDAFVIQSHTAPINEWLMEQLIIVDALKRASAKRITVVAPFYPYARQDKKGRGREPISARLVADLFKAAGAHRIMSVDLHAAQIQGFFDGPVDHLFAMPVLLEHFKAILDPSILTVVSPDMGRVRVADIWSEKLGAPLAIIHKRRDPLVPNQVTVHEIVGDVSGRWCLLVDDLIDTGRTIAKAAEALKAAGAIGVVVAATHAVFSDPATELLQSEFIDRVVVTDTLPVPVDKRWDRLEILPIAPLLARAIHEVFDDGSVTSMFDGAA, via the coding sequence TTGTCCGGAATCAAGACAACCGGCCAGAAACGACTCGTCCTCGTCTCCGGGCGAGCACATCCCGAGCTGTCGAGGCAGATCGCTGAGGAACTCGGCGTCGACCTCGTCCCGACCGACGCCCGCACCTTCGCGAACGGCGAGCTCTACGTCCGCTTCGACGAGTCCGTCCGCGGCTGCGACGCGTTCGTCATCCAGTCGCACACCGCCCCGATCAACGAGTGGCTCATGGAGCAGCTCATCATCGTCGACGCGCTCAAGCGTGCCTCGGCCAAGCGCATCACCGTCGTTGCGCCGTTCTACCCGTACGCGCGGCAGGACAAGAAGGGCCGCGGCCGTGAGCCGATCTCGGCGCGCCTGGTCGCCGACCTGTTCAAGGCCGCCGGCGCGCACCGGATCATGAGCGTCGACCTGCACGCGGCTCAGATCCAGGGCTTCTTCGACGGGCCCGTCGACCACCTCTTCGCGATGCCGGTGCTGCTCGAGCACTTCAAGGCGATCCTCGACCCGTCGATCCTGACGGTCGTGTCGCCCGACATGGGGCGCGTCCGCGTCGCGGATATCTGGTCCGAGAAGCTCGGTGCGCCGCTCGCCATCATCCACAAGCGGCGTGACCCGCTCGTGCCGAACCAGGTCACCGTGCACGAGATCGTCGGGGACGTCTCGGGTCGCTGGTGCCTGCTCGTCGACGACCTCATCGACACCGGCCGTACGATCGCCAAGGCCGCCGAGGCGCTCAAGGCCGCTGGTGCGATCGGCGTCGTCGTCGCTGCGACGCACGCCGTGTTCTCCGACCCGGCCACCGAGCTGCTGCAGAGCGAGTTCATCGACCGCGTCGTCGTCACCGACACGCTGCCGGTGCCGGTCGACAAGCGCTGGGACCGACTCGAGATCCTGCCGATCGCGCCGCTGCTGGCCCGCGCCATCCACGAGGTCTTCGACGACGGGTCCGTCACGTCGATGTTTGACGGCGCAGCGTAG
- a CDS encoding sugar phosphate isomerase/epimerase family protein, with product MAFSGIGIVAGAALTDAVRRAGADHVEPGIAGNLVHRDGDRWLRDPAYDDERFGSFALFVPPDLPLLTADPDVVDGYFGAVVPIVASVAAPGARIVFGSGTARTAPPDMPIAQAYERFARVVRVARDLGAEQDLSIVLEPLNHDETNVVHTIEQAVAFLDAFELQGVGVVADLFHVQAERESFDVVRSLADRIGHVHVSDRDRLPPGAGDWPWPEFLAAVHQGGYRGPVSLECRWSDDPEPQMAAALRDVRAAAPY from the coding sequence ATGGCCTTCAGCGGGATCGGCATCGTCGCCGGCGCAGCACTGACCGACGCCGTCCGCCGAGCGGGTGCGGACCACGTCGAACCCGGCATCGCGGGCAACCTGGTCCATCGTGACGGCGACAGGTGGCTGCGCGATCCCGCCTACGACGACGAACGGTTCGGCTCGTTCGCCCTGTTCGTCCCGCCTGACCTGCCGCTCCTGACCGCCGACCCCGACGTGGTCGACGGGTACTTCGGCGCGGTGGTGCCGATCGTCGCCTCGGTCGCAGCGCCCGGGGCGAGGATCGTGTTCGGCTCGGGGACCGCGCGGACGGCACCGCCGGACATGCCGATAGCTCAGGCCTACGAGCGCTTCGCCCGGGTGGTCCGGGTCGCGCGGGACCTCGGGGCCGAGCAGGACCTGAGCATCGTGCTGGAACCGCTGAACCACGACGAGACGAACGTGGTCCACACGATCGAGCAGGCCGTGGCGTTCCTCGACGCCTTCGAGCTGCAGGGCGTCGGTGTGGTCGCCGACCTGTTCCACGTGCAGGCCGAGCGCGAGTCGTTCGACGTCGTCCGGTCCCTGGCCGACCGGATCGGGCACGTGCACGTGTCCGATCGGGATCGCCTGCCGCCGGGCGCGGGGGACTGGCCGTGGCCGGAGTTCCTGGCGGCGGTGCACCAGGGCGGGTACCGCGGCCCGGTGTCGCTGGAATGCCGGTGGTCCGACGACCCCGAGCCGCAGATGGCCGCCGCACTCCGCGACGTCCGCGCCGCGGCCCCGTACTGA
- the gndA gene encoding NADP-dependent phosphogluconate dehydrogenase, producing MADSNGQANIGVVGLAVMGSNLARNLASREGNTVAVYNRTYARTEELMQEHGDAGFIASEDIDDFVASLSKPRTAIIMVQAGKGTDAVIGQLAERFEAGDIIVDGGNANFHDTIRREHDLREQGLNFVGTGISGGEEGALKGPSIMPGGSDEAWETLGPILKSIAAVAEGEPCVTHIGTDGAGHFVKMVHNGIEYADMQLIAESYDLLRRAGGHSVDELVEIYSKWNEGDLESYLIEITGEVLKQQDADTGKPLVDVIRDEAGSKGTGVWTVQNAVGLGIPVSGIGEAVFARAVSSKPSQRAAVQRSVQSRPEVAQVPDTFEDDVRAALYASKVVAYAQGFDLIIAGAKEYDWDVNLGNVAKIWRGGCIIRAQFLNRIVEAYDKNPELESLLVDPYFANAVAEGEAAWRRIVGIAAASGIPAPGFSSALSYYDSLASDRLPASLIQGQRDFFGAHTYQRIDKDGTFHTLWSDDDRREVEQEPSTH from the coding sequence GTGGCAGACAGCAACGGACAGGCGAACATCGGCGTGGTGGGACTCGCGGTGATGGGGTCGAACCTCGCCCGCAACCTCGCGTCGCGCGAGGGCAACACGGTCGCGGTCTACAACCGCACCTACGCACGGACCGAAGAGCTGATGCAGGAACACGGTGACGCCGGGTTCATCGCGTCCGAGGACATCGACGACTTCGTCGCGTCGCTCTCCAAGCCCCGCACCGCGATCATCATGGTGCAGGCAGGCAAGGGCACCGATGCGGTGATCGGTCAGCTCGCCGAGCGCTTCGAAGCGGGCGACATCATCGTGGACGGCGGCAACGCGAACTTCCACGACACCATCCGCCGCGAGCACGACCTACGCGAGCAGGGCCTGAACTTCGTCGGCACCGGGATCTCCGGCGGTGAAGAAGGCGCGCTCAAGGGCCCGTCGATCATGCCCGGCGGCTCGGACGAAGCGTGGGAGACCCTGGGCCCGATCCTGAAGTCCATCGCCGCGGTCGCCGAGGGCGAACCGTGCGTGACGCACATCGGCACCGACGGTGCCGGCCACTTCGTCAAGATGGTCCACAACGGCATCGAGTACGCCGACATGCAGCTGATCGCGGAGTCCTATGACCTGCTCCGTCGCGCCGGTGGGCACAGCGTCGACGAGCTCGTCGAGATCTACAGCAAGTGGAACGAAGGCGACCTCGAGTCGTACCTGATCGAGATCACCGGCGAAGTCCTCAAGCAGCAGGACGCCGACACCGGCAAGCCCCTCGTCGACGTCATCCGCGACGAAGCGGGCTCCAAGGGCACCGGCGTGTGGACCGTGCAGAACGCGGTCGGTCTCGGCATCCCCGTGTCCGGCATCGGTGAAGCTGTGTTCGCCCGCGCGGTGTCCTCCAAGCCCTCGCAGCGCGCAGCGGTCCAGCGGTCGGTGCAGAGCCGTCCCGAGGTCGCCCAGGTCCCGGACACCTTCGAGGACGACGTCCGCGCGGCGCTCTACGCGTCGAAGGTCGTCGCGTACGCCCAGGGGTTCGACCTCATCATCGCCGGGGCCAAGGAGTACGACTGGGACGTCAACCTCGGCAACGTCGCGAAGATCTGGCGCGGCGGCTGCATCATCCGCGCCCAGTTCCTCAACCGCATCGTCGAGGCCTACGACAAGAACCCGGAGCTCGAGTCCCTCCTGGTCGACCCGTACTTCGCGAACGCCGTCGCCGAGGGCGAAGCCGCATGGCGCCGCATCGTCGGCATCGCAGCCGCGTCGGGCATCCCTGCTCCGGGGTTCTCGTCGGCGCTGTCGTACTACGACTCGCTCGCGTCCGACCGGCTGCCGGCGTCGCTGATCCAGGGACAGCGCGACTTCTTCGGGGCGCACACCTACCAGCGCATCGACAAGGACGGCACCTTCCACACGCTGTGGTCGGACGACGACCGTCGCGAGGTCGAGCAGGAGCCCTCCACCCACTGA
- a CDS encoding GNAT family N-acetyltransferase yields the protein MGIVVRAATSFDDVRTMVGPKRPDANVCWCLSYRIPSRENQQLSGTARGDRVRELVRQDPPPGVLAYDGDEVVGWAGVHPRPDTTFARNRRIPHLDDPGDTSVWSVWCIRVRPGRRGQGISHALLDGAVRFADEHGARAIEGYPVDNGSAKVDLTMAYVGTRRLFERAGFEHAADTTSVLNGFPRVLMRRILR from the coding sequence ATGGGGATCGTGGTCCGCGCAGCGACGTCGTTCGACGACGTCCGGACGATGGTCGGGCCGAAGCGGCCTGACGCCAACGTCTGCTGGTGTCTGAGCTACCGCATCCCCTCGCGCGAGAACCAGCAGCTGAGCGGGACGGCCCGCGGTGACCGGGTCCGTGAACTCGTGCGGCAGGACCCGCCACCCGGGGTCCTGGCGTACGACGGCGACGAGGTCGTGGGATGGGCTGGCGTCCATCCGCGGCCCGACACGACGTTCGCCCGGAACCGCCGGATCCCGCACCTCGACGACCCCGGCGACACCAGCGTGTGGAGCGTGTGGTGCATCCGTGTCCGCCCCGGGCGCCGCGGGCAGGGCATCTCGCATGCGCTGCTGGACGGCGCGGTGCGATTCGCGGACGAGCACGGTGCGCGGGCGATCGAGGGCTACCCGGTCGACAACGGGTCCGCGAAGGTCGACCTGACGATGGCCTACGTCGGGACACGTCGGCTGTTCGAGCGAGCGGGCTTCGAGCACGCGGCAGACACCACCTCGGTGCTCAACGGCTTCCCACGAGTCCTGATGCGCCGGATCCTCCGGTGA
- a CDS encoding type II toxin-antitoxin system death-on-curing family toxin, with product MIHLTHDEALHVVQRTVGPDAVVRDPGLLQAAVARPAATVGGQDAYPTLADKAAALVHSTVCNHALVDGNKRLGLMVLIVFLGVNGRTLTMSNDQAYAFIVAIAEGRLDDVDDVDAIAGQLRGAVAPT from the coding sequence GTGATCCACCTGACCCACGACGAGGCGCTGCACGTCGTCCAGCGCACCGTGGGACCCGATGCCGTGGTGCGCGACCCGGGGCTGTTGCAGGCCGCGGTCGCCCGACCGGCCGCGACGGTGGGCGGACAGGACGCGTACCCCACCCTCGCCGACAAGGCCGCGGCCCTCGTCCATTCGACGGTCTGCAACCACGCGCTGGTCGACGGCAACAAGCGGCTCGGGCTCATGGTGTTGATCGTGTTCCTCGGGGTGAACGGCCGCACACTGACGATGTCGAACGACCAGGCGTACGCGTTCATCGTCGCGATCGCCGAAGGACGACTCGACGACGTCGACGACGTCGACGCCATCGCCGGGCAGCTCCGCGGGGCGGTGGCGCCGACCTGA
- a CDS encoding response regulator transcription factor, which yields MTDRLADPVATPASPIRVVLADDQVLIRAGLRALVDAEPGMTVVGEAGDGDAAVQIATRERPDVVLMDIRMPGIDGLAATRRISADPALADVHVVVLTTFEEDDYVFEAIRGGAAGFLVKDTEPAELLRAIRTVVAGESLLSPGPTRSLVEAFATHAKSAALAPGLDVLTDRERQVMRLVAAGLTNSEIAERLFVSPTTAKTHVSRAMIKLGARDRAQLVVFAYETGLATPGWQA from the coding sequence ATGACCGATCGCCTCGCCGACCCCGTGGCCACCCCGGCATCACCGATCCGTGTGGTCCTGGCCGACGACCAGGTCCTCATCCGCGCTGGCCTCCGTGCCCTCGTCGACGCCGAGCCCGGCATGACCGTCGTGGGTGAGGCCGGCGACGGTGACGCCGCGGTGCAGATCGCCACACGTGAGCGCCCGGACGTCGTGCTTATGGACATCCGGATGCCCGGCATCGACGGGCTCGCGGCGACCCGGCGCATCTCGGCCGACCCGGCACTGGCCGACGTCCACGTCGTGGTCCTCACCACCTTCGAAGAGGACGACTACGTGTTCGAGGCCATCCGCGGTGGCGCCGCAGGGTTCCTGGTCAAGGACACCGAGCCTGCCGAGCTCCTCCGCGCGATCCGGACCGTGGTCGCGGGGGAGTCGCTGCTGTCCCCGGGCCCCACCCGTTCGCTCGTCGAGGCCTTCGCGACCCACGCCAAGTCGGCGGCACTGGCACCGGGGCTCGACGTCCTGACCGATCGTGAGCGTCAGGTGATGCGGCTCGTCGCTGCCGGGCTGACCAACTCCGAGATCGCCGAGCGGTTGTTCGTCAGCCCGACCACCGCGAAGACCCACGTCTCCCGCGCGATGATCAAGCTCGGTGCGCGGGACCGTGCCCAGCTCGTGGTGTTCGCCTACGAGACGGGGCTGGCGACGCCCGGGTGGCAGGCATGA
- a CDS encoding molybdopterin-dependent oxidoreductase — protein MRPRLLAAASGVVAALAFLAAAELAALFLGGAGSPLVAVGGAVIDLAPAGAKDLMVSLFGTGDKVALFVLMGVLMVAISAGAGILERRRPPFGAMVFALGGALSLIAVTTRSGSGMWDGLPSVLGVGAAIGVLRPLVTRLRRWETVAQTPTRTDAARPERRSFIVWTVTAGALALVVGTGSRLGSAAMQRTAAIRRSVRLPAPATAAPAVPAGASLDVPGLTPYVTPNADFYRIDTALRVPSIDPADWSLRIHGAVENEVTLTWDELMALPLEEHMATMSCVSNEVGGDLIGNALWLGYPIRELLARAKPTGDADMVLSRSIDGFTAGTPLDVLQDTGTQAMLAVGMNGQPLPAEHGFPVRMVVPGLFGYVSATKWVTEMEVTRFADAQGYWTPRGWSERGPVKLESRIDTPANGTSVTVGDRVAIAGVAWQPHTGVKAVQVKVGGAEWQDAELAASVSADTWRQWVYRWTATSGDHEVRVRAVSTDGQVQTSVQRPPAPNGATGWDTITISAR, from the coding sequence ATGCGGCCGCGCCTGCTGGCCGCGGCCTCCGGCGTCGTCGCCGCCCTGGCCTTCCTCGCCGCGGCCGAACTCGCCGCACTGTTCCTCGGTGGAGCCGGCAGCCCGCTCGTGGCCGTCGGTGGCGCGGTCATCGACCTGGCCCCCGCCGGCGCGAAGGACCTGATGGTCTCCCTGTTCGGCACGGGCGACAAGGTCGCGCTGTTCGTGCTGATGGGCGTCCTCATGGTCGCGATCTCCGCGGGTGCCGGCATCCTCGAGCGCCGCCGACCGCCGTTCGGCGCGATGGTCTTCGCGCTCGGTGGCGCCCTCTCGCTCATCGCCGTCACGACCCGGTCCGGGTCGGGCATGTGGGACGGCCTGCCATCGGTGCTCGGCGTCGGCGCCGCGATCGGCGTCCTGCGTCCCCTCGTCACCCGGCTGCGCCGCTGGGAGACCGTCGCCCAGACGCCGACCCGCACCGACGCAGCGCGCCCCGAGCGCCGGTCGTTCATCGTATGGACGGTGACCGCGGGCGCACTCGCGCTGGTGGTCGGGACCGGTTCGCGGCTCGGGTCGGCCGCGATGCAACGCACGGCGGCGATCCGACGGTCGGTGCGCCTCCCGGCTCCCGCGACGGCGGCACCAGCCGTGCCGGCGGGTGCGTCGCTCGACGTCCCGGGGCTCACCCCCTACGTCACCCCGAACGCCGACTTCTACCGCATCGACACGGCCCTGCGTGTGCCGTCGATCGACCCGGCCGACTGGAGCCTGCGCATCCACGGCGCCGTCGAGAACGAGGTCACACTGACCTGGGACGAGCTGATGGCCCTCCCGCTCGAGGAACACATGGCCACGATGAGCTGCGTCTCGAACGAGGTCGGCGGCGACCTCATCGGCAACGCACTGTGGCTGGGCTACCCGATCCGCGAGCTGCTGGCGCGAGCGAAGCCCACGGGCGACGCCGACATGGTGCTCTCCCGCAGCATCGACGGCTTCACTGCCGGCACCCCCCTCGACGTCCTGCAGGACACGGGAACACAGGCCATGCTCGCGGTCGGCATGAACGGGCAGCCGTTGCCCGCCGAGCACGGGTTCCCGGTCCGCATGGTCGTGCCGGGCCTGTTCGGGTACGTCTCGGCGACGAAGTGGGTCACCGAGATGGAGGTCACCCGCTTCGCCGACGCGCAGGGCTACTGGACGCCCCGTGGGTGGTCGGAGCGGGGGCCGGTCAAGCTCGAGTCGCGGATCGACACCCCCGCGAACGGCACGAGCGTCACGGTCGGCGACCGCGTCGCGATCGCCGGGGTCGCCTGGCAGCCGCACACCGGCGTCAAGGCGGTGCAGGTCAAGGTGGGCGGTGCCGAGTGGCAGGACGCCGAACTCGCCGCATCAGTGTCCGCCGACACCTGGCGGCAGTGGGTGTACCGCTGGACCGCCACCTCGGGAGACCACGAGGTCCGTGTCCGCGCGGTCAGCACCGACGGACAGGTCCAGACGAGCGTCCAGCGTCCGCCTGCCCCCAACGGGGCAACCGGCTGGGACACGATCACGATCAGCGCTCGCTGA
- the glmU gene encoding bifunctional UDP-N-acetylglucosamine diphosphorylase/glucosamine-1-phosphate N-acetyltransferase GlmU, with translation MTDQRIAVVVLAAGQGTRMKSTTPKVLHRIAGLPLVAHVLRTAESLEPEHIAVVVRHERERVAAEVTERVPDAIVVDQDEVPGTGRAVEVAVQALPADFDGAVVVLSGDVPLVDPASLRRLVQVHADAANAVTFLSAIAPDPTGLGRILRDDQGAFVGVVEHKDATDEQRTITEANAGIYAFDVTHLRAVLPQLTTENVQGEMYITDAPSLIAARGGRIDVLRFDDPWLLAGINDRAQLGDAARVLNDRIVRAHQLAGVTVQDPRSTWIDLDVTIEPDAEILPDTQLIGATAIAAGAVVGPGTTLRDTEVGAGATVNRVDATLAVIGDGASVGPFAYLRAGTVLGDGGKIGTFVETKNATIGRGSKVPHLSYIGDAEVGEDSNIGANTITANYDGVHKHRTEVGSHVRTGSHNVFVAPVRIGDGAYTGAGTTVRKDVPAGSLAISYAPQRNTDDWVSEHRPGTPAAEAARRAHGA, from the coding sequence ATGACCGACCAGCGGATCGCCGTCGTCGTCCTCGCCGCCGGGCAGGGCACGCGCATGAAGTCCACGACCCCGAAGGTGCTGCACCGGATCGCCGGGCTGCCGCTCGTCGCCCACGTGCTGCGCACCGCCGAGTCCCTCGAGCCCGAGCACATCGCCGTGGTCGTCCGGCACGAGCGCGAGCGCGTCGCCGCCGAGGTCACCGAGCGCGTGCCGGACGCGATCGTCGTCGACCAGGACGAGGTCCCCGGCACCGGGCGTGCTGTCGAGGTCGCCGTCCAGGCCCTGCCGGCCGACTTCGACGGGGCCGTCGTCGTGCTCTCGGGGGACGTGCCGCTCGTCGACCCCGCATCGCTCCGTCGGCTGGTACAGGTGCACGCCGACGCGGCCAACGCCGTGACGTTCCTCAGTGCGATCGCACCCGACCCCACCGGGCTCGGCCGGATCCTCCGCGACGACCAGGGCGCCTTCGTGGGCGTCGTCGAGCACAAGGACGCGACCGACGAGCAGCGCACGATCACCGAGGCGAACGCGGGCATCTACGCGTTCGACGTCACCCACCTGCGCGCCGTGCTGCCCCAGCTCACGACCGAGAACGTGCAGGGCGAGATGTACATCACCGACGCGCCGTCGCTCATCGCGGCCCGCGGCGGACGCATCGACGTGCTGCGCTTCGACGACCCGTGGCTGCTCGCCGGCATCAACGACCGCGCACAGCTGGGCGACGCCGCCCGTGTGCTCAACGACCGCATCGTCCGCGCGCACCAGCTCGCCGGGGTCACCGTGCAGGACCCCCGGTCGACGTGGATCGACCTGGACGTGACGATCGAGCCCGACGCCGAGATCCTCCCGGACACGCAGCTCATCGGCGCCACGGCCATCGCCGCCGGTGCCGTCGTCGGACCGGGCACCACGCTCCGCGACACCGAGGTGGGCGCTGGTGCCACCGTGAACCGCGTCGACGCCACCCTCGCCGTCATCGGGGACGGGGCGTCGGTCGGGCCGTTCGCCTACCTGCGCGCGGGCACCGTGCTCGGCGACGGCGGCAAGATCGGCACCTTCGTCGAGACCAAGAACGCCACGATCGGTCGGGGCAGCAAGGTCCCGCACCTGTCGTACATCGGCGACGCCGAGGTCGGCGAGGACTCGAACATCGGCGCGAACACGATCACCGCGAACTACGACGGTGTGCACAAGCACCGCACCGAGGTCGGGTCGCACGTCCGTACAGGCTCGCACAACGTGTTCGTCGCCCCGGTTAGGATTGGGGACGGGGCGTACACCGGTGCAGGTACGACCGTCCGCAAGGACGTGCCGGCCGGGTCGCTCGCGATCAGCTACGCCCCACAGCGCAACACCGACGACTGGGTCTCGGAACACCGACCCGGCACGCCGGCGGCCGAGGCGGCTCGGCGCGCGCACGGAGCATGA
- a CDS encoding gluconokinase, producing MSDRTVPPPVMVMGVSGSGKSTVGEALARALADRGEPAEFVDADGLHPAANKEKMRQGTPLTDEDRWPWLDACAARIAEVQATGKRCVMANSALKRAYRDRLRVTAPDLVIAYLDGSRDLIAERQSHRHHEYMPNSLLDSQFATLERPQADEAAASVSIHGSVDETVAAILAALPSVTSD from the coding sequence ATGAGCGACCGAACCGTCCCGCCGCCCGTCATGGTCATGGGGGTCTCCGGCTCCGGCAAGTCGACCGTCGGCGAGGCCCTGGCACGTGCCCTCGCGGACCGCGGCGAGCCCGCCGAGTTCGTCGACGCCGACGGCCTGCACCCCGCCGCCAACAAGGAGAAGATGCGCCAGGGCACGCCCCTGACCGACGAGGACCGCTGGCCCTGGCTCGACGCCTGTGCGGCGCGGATCGCCGAGGTCCAGGCCACCGGCAAGCGCTGCGTGATGGCGAACTCGGCGCTCAAGCGCGCGTACCGCGACCGGCTCCGGGTGACCGCGCCCGACCTGGTCATCGCCTACCTCGACGGTTCGCGGGACCTCATCGCCGAGCGGCAGTCGCACCGGCACCACGAGTACATGCCGAACTCGTTGCTCGACTCGCAGTTCGCGACGCTCGAGCGTCCCCAGGCGGACGAGGCCGCGGCCTCCGTGTCGATCCACGGGTCCGTGGACGAGACGGTCGCCGCGATCCTCGCCGCCCTGCCGTCCGTCACTTCCGACTGA